GAAACAACGAGGGAGCTGGCTCATTCTCTTCCATAAAAAAGCTGATCGAAATAATGAGCTTCTCGGCTTCATAATTTTCTCTATCAAAATGTTGGCGCAACTGGTCGGCACTGATGTCAGGATTGGCAAAATAAAGTTCTGTTATCTGTTCCATCTCATCTCTTAAAGCCAACGGTTGAACAAAATAATACGGTGTGGTATAAGCTGTTGCTCTTACGTTATTGATCACTTCTTCCCTTAGCCCAACAACTGGATAGCTGGCTGCAATCTCCGAAATAAACGTGTCCAGTATCGTAAATTCTTCTTCCATCATCATGACTAGTAACCCGCTAAAGATGGCTTGCTCTACTTGATTCGTTTCTGTCCAAATATTATCCGCTAACACATCCCCTTTTTCTACATCAATACCAATTATGGCGTATGTATGAAAGTGTGGTTTACTAACAGATTGTACAAAAACGGTAGCACCATCTGCATTACCCACTGCATTGTGAACAATGACGTCTGTCTTATATTCTTCGCGGAAAAAGGCGCTGACGGCTTTTTCTATCTCTGCAAATTTCTCATTCGCAATCTTATGTGTTGTCTCACCACCTGGAAGGCCATACCCCTCGCCTGTATAATCAGTTACGTCTGCGTAGCGATCATGACCTTCTTCTATTTTTGTTTCATTATTATTTTGTAATTGATTATCGCCATTCATTGTCATACATCCCCCTAGTAAAAACACAACACTGAAACTTATAAAATACAGGTTCTTCATTTGTATAGCCTCCTATAGATAGGGAGTCATTAAATATCGTCACTAACTAACTTTAAGATATACCTTATGTTAGTTTAGCTGATTTCGTAAGCGTTGTTGACCTTTTTTCACTTTAAAAAGAACCGAAATGAAAAACAGGAAAATGGGGGGGTGTCTTTAGTTTGGAGTATGAAGACCTTTTCTAAGTTATTCTAGGCGGATAGTTGTGAAAGGGTAACCTATTAGTCTGTTACTTTCTCATTGCTAGGCCAATCACGTGCTAGTTAATCATGTAACAAACCTTCTCCATACTAACTCCGTCATAAACACGTTATTTATAACTTCATATCTAAAAGACGAATCAGTCATTTTTATCCTACTCTTAAGGGTCCCATAAGTTAAACTATCAATCAGTGGTGGATGAAGGAAAACGCCCACTGATTGAAGCTTAGCTTTATTGATGACATGACGCGAACCTTTGACTTCTGGCTATCTTCTATGTACATTGCTCATTCATACTATTTTAATTTAACGTATGATCATGGTAGCGGTTTACCGTCTCTTTTCTAAATTAACCTGTCGTTACGCCTATTATAAGAGCATAATGTATGCGTAAAAAGACGGTGCATTTCCAGTAGTATGGAAGGGAAGTCACTGCCATTCAGCAAGTTGACACAGTCAATAAAGACTTTCCATAAGTGCAATGTCTTCCGATTTAAGCACGATCATCACTGAAGAGACTTGGACAAATGTGACTAAAACGTTAGTATCACGTAAAGTAGCTCTCCGTTTAAAAACGCTGGTTTGTGGAATCTCCCTTTCAACATTGATGCAAATGCTATTTCGTTTATACAATGTCTAAAAATGAGAAATATATCCTGTCTTATTTTTTGAAAACCCCCTTGTTTTACACCTTATTTTCAAGAATAATAGTAATAAAGACGCAGTTATATTTTTATAAGATGTTAGACATTGAGAGGATGGGATTAGTTACTAAGCAATAACCAATAATATGAAGAATTTTAATGAAAATGATGAAGCGTGATCTAACATAGAACCCGTAGTCGAATTAGCGCGATTTTAATTGGTATTCATCCATCCATTAAGGGTTCATGTCTTTTAAACTGTTTGTTATACGTTTGATAATTAAGGAGCTGACAACATGCATTGTTCGACATGCGGAAATACCTTTTCCGATCAACATACGTTTTGCCCTGAAGATGGGACAAAACTGGTATCTACTAATTCAGAAAGTAAAGAGCCACCTAATCAGAAACAGTGCCATAGCTGTGACAGTTCCCAAGATGCTCTCAATCGCTTTTGCGAGCATTGTGGCGCTTCATTTCAACCAGCCTCTCCATCATCTTCTGTACGAAAGGCCGCACTATCCTCTACAAAAGCGTTTCAGAAAGAGTCTATAAAAAAGGGGGGAATCGATGGCTTAAAAATAGCCGCTCCCGCTTTTGTGGCTATGATTATTATGGCAGCTATTATTCATAACAGTGTCTCCAACTATTTTTTAGGTGAATTTGATATTTTATCTATGACAGAGTTTCGTTTGACCGACTTTTTAATGTATCTTCATTCTGTTCAAGTAACAATGACAATTCCTGGAGAATTTTTAGGCGCTCAAACGTTTCAAACAGGCGTGGTCCACGGTCTTATTCTTATGGCACTCATATTTACTTTAACTGGTTTTATTTTCGGCAAAAGAACCATTACCCTGACGGCCAAAGACAAGCTCAAGCTGGCGTTATCAAGTGGTGTTGTTTATGGCTTGATGATGGCTATTTCAGCCTTGATTGCCCGTCGAACAATGGCAATTGAAGAGTTTTATACGACAGTAAAAGTTAGTTTATCATTTTCGATGTTTCAAGCATTTAGTGTCAGCTTTATAACCATGACGTTATTCTCCTTTATTGGCTTGCTGCTATCTTCTTCTAAAGGCCGATCTGGAGAAGAATTACACGATTTGCTTCCGAACGGAAAAAGTATTTATTTCGGAGCTAGAGCGTTTTTAATCACGTCATTCACGACACTCGTTATCTATACTATCTATATGTATAACACCGATATGATGCAGGAACTGGCCATCTTTGAAACAGGTACATTAGCCTTTATCTTATCATTGCAAGTGGCCGCTTATCTTATTCCTCTTATTCACTTGCAGATGATTGAACTTCAAGTGCCAGACATGCTTTTAAGTGCTTACGGTAAAGAAACATTATGGCTTTTCTCAGCCAGTGACCACCCTTTCTTTCTTAATTTAGAAATTGGAGGTATGTCTACTTTTGTCTTAGCCGGTTTGCTTATTCCAGTGATTCTATTCGTGTGGACAGGTATTATTTTGCGTCAAACATACGGAGAGACTTTTATAAAACCGCTTCTCATAGCAAGTGGCACATATACAGTATTTAGCTTACTTCTTGCCTTTTTCTTACGTATTAGCGTATCACTTGACGGCTTTCATGCGTCAATGAGCGTCACATTCATACTGTCAGCGCTGGCTACTTTCGCTTTCAGTTCTGTCGTCATGTATGTCACAGCATGGTTTCGCTCTTAAAACTATCAGGAGGTCACATCGATGAATTATTGTAAACATTGCGGCTCAAAACAAGAGGAGGGCAAACACTTTTGTCCTTCCTGCGGGGGTGATTTGCGCCCTGGTGAAAACGTCTCCTCCCCGGCTAATCCAACTCCAAGCAAACCGACTACTAGGCAGAAAAAAATGGCCGTCGCTATCTTAGGAGGCATTGTCGTTCTATTTAGTGGATACAAAGTGGGAGACGCCCTTGCAGATGGCACAAGAGTCATTGAACACTTTCGTACCGCTGTAGAGGAAAAAGATCATGGAACGGTTTTAAAGTATCTTCATCTTGAAGGAACTGATCACTCATTATCAGAAGACCATGCAAAAGACTTAATTAATTTTTTCCATGACCATGACCACGCTTTGACCGGGTTTAACCGGTACTTAGATGAAAAAAGCGAGTGGCTTGAGGAAGGATCAAACGTGCGATCAGAAGATAATCCATTCTCTTCTGGGTTACCAGCCCTCACTTTTGAACAAACAGGAACACGTTGGATGCTATACGATCGCTATGAGTTCGTGCTCCAAGCGCTTCCCCTACAAGTAGACGTCCGCCAAAAGGATATCTCGTTTAAAGTGGATGGGGAACCTGTAGATTATGAGCTAACAGCTGATGGTTTATTTGATCTAGGCTCGTTCGCTCCAGGAAATTATGACATCACTGCTGAGCTTGCAACAGATTTCGTTGAACTTGAACAATCTGTGAGCACCTCACATTTTTTTGATGTTCCTGTTTATCTTCAATTTAACGTCGATGATATCGAGTTAACAGCTAATGTAGACGATGCGGAGTTGTTTATAAATGGTGAGACGGCCAATATGGTAATAGGCCGTGATGCTAACCTTGTGGGACCAGTACTCTTGGATGGTTCAATGGCATTTCATATTGAAAAGGAAACACCGTTCGGACAAGTATCATCCCTGCCTATTCAAGCTGATCGTAGTTATCTTGACCTTTACCTTGAAGCTCATGAAACTTTGCTTGAGGAAGTCCAGTCCGACCTTGAAGC
The Salipaludibacillus sp. LMS25 DNA segment above includes these coding regions:
- a CDS encoding zinc ribbon domain-containing protein, translating into MHCSTCGNTFSDQHTFCPEDGTKLVSTNSESKEPPNQKQCHSCDSSQDALNRFCEHCGASFQPASPSSSVRKAALSSTKAFQKESIKKGGIDGLKIAAPAFVAMIIMAAIIHNSVSNYFLGEFDILSMTEFRLTDFLMYLHSVQVTMTIPGEFLGAQTFQTGVVHGLILMALIFTLTGFIFGKRTITLTAKDKLKLALSSGVVYGLMMAISALIARRTMAIEEFYTTVKVSLSFSMFQAFSVSFITMTLFSFIGLLLSSSKGRSGEELHDLLPNGKSIYFGARAFLITSFTTLVIYTIYMYNTDMMQELAIFETGTLAFILSLQVAAYLIPLIHLQMIELQVPDMLLSAYGKETLWLFSASDHPFFLNLEIGGMSTFVLAGLLIPVILFVWTGIILRQTYGETFIKPLLIASGTYTVFSLLLAFFLRISVSLDGFHASMSVTFILSALATFAFSSVVMYVTAWFRS
- a CDS encoding DUF1672 family protein, giving the protein MKNLYFISFSVVFLLGGCMTMNGDNQLQNNNETKIEEGHDRYADVTDYTGEGYGLPGGETTHKIANEKFAEIEKAVSAFFREEYKTDVIVHNAVGNADGATVFVQSVSKPHFHTYAIIGIDVEKGDVLADNIWTETNQVEQAIFSGLLVMMMEEEFTILDTFISEIAASYPVVGLREEVINNVRATAYTTPYYFVQPLALRDEMEQITELYFANPDISADQLRQHFDRENYEAEKLIISISFFMEENEPAPSLFHDIVASFEDIEGVPRANYTLSLHDNKINKQSASGDQENSLEKSDIIK